A window from Mycolicibacterium tokaiense encodes these proteins:
- a CDS encoding metallophosphoesterase has protein sequence MKRPAPPITLLTDPFLQRPHPDVTEVAWFTEFGGGTHHVIVGEPVAAMSAEQVHRLIAGESAPGVRVVSAHTTTLSRVAEDAESRLPPGRRPAQGIVARAVHRHHALIDVPAGVRTPYRVASVTGAAIAVSDSFTVRGPLRPGEPAVIMLTSDHQLTVNTAANLHFAAATITSHLGAIDAVFAAGDLVNVPDRASEWFDDDSGSGFFPTMQARGARTGTDGRVYRGGQILQHAPIYPAIGNHDVQGRRAGHSTLAASFSNPVPRAVAEAEYHRNAAAINPGDDPGVKASWIEDNSFSTTTFQEIFSLPGGRPYYATTVGDVRLIVLFATRAWRGEGADPDPAMRTATTRYQDCRTSVDDPLERGHGALLFEDLGVGSRQYDWLREELESPAFRAARYTVVMLHEGPHSLGENATPPFAHPLRTEDRDARGTVVGYRYDYPAAEDILLHDVAPLLEAAGVDLVLNGHNHLWNRFVSPTGVNYLEGSNTGNSFGAFDPASGRQRRVPPAPWNPENYCVHGDPGGLRPALPTTAPVTDTLGRPLPFIADDNLVVFQALDTGTGTVTSWYVDMADPHGSAVMFDVLQL, from the coding sequence GTGAAGCGGCCCGCCCCACCGATCACCTTGCTCACCGACCCGTTCCTGCAGCGGCCGCACCCGGATGTCACCGAAGTGGCGTGGTTCACCGAGTTCGGCGGCGGTACACACCACGTGATCGTCGGCGAACCGGTGGCAGCGATGTCGGCGGAGCAGGTACACCGGCTCATCGCAGGCGAGTCTGCCCCGGGCGTGCGGGTGGTCAGCGCCCACACCACCACGTTGTCGCGGGTCGCCGAGGACGCTGAGTCGCGGTTGCCGCCGGGCCGCAGACCGGCGCAGGGCATCGTCGCCAGAGCTGTCCATCGGCATCACGCCCTGATCGACGTACCCGCAGGCGTCCGAACCCCGTACCGCGTGGCCAGTGTGACCGGTGCGGCAATCGCCGTTTCCGACAGCTTCACCGTCCGCGGGCCGCTCCGGCCCGGCGAGCCCGCGGTGATCATGCTGACCTCCGACCACCAGCTGACCGTCAACACCGCGGCCAACCTGCACTTCGCCGCCGCCACCATCACCTCGCACCTCGGCGCCATCGATGCGGTCTTCGCCGCAGGCGACCTGGTGAACGTGCCTGACCGGGCGTCGGAGTGGTTCGACGATGACAGCGGCTCGGGCTTCTTTCCCACGATGCAGGCGCGGGGCGCCCGCACCGGCACCGACGGAAGGGTCTACCGCGGCGGTCAGATCCTCCAGCACGCGCCCATCTATCCGGCGATCGGTAACCACGACGTGCAGGGCCGACGCGCTGGACACAGCACCTTGGCCGCGTCGTTCAGCAATCCCGTCCCCCGCGCTGTGGCCGAGGCCGAGTACCACCGCAACGCCGCAGCGATCAATCCGGGTGATGACCCGGGTGTCAAAGCCTCGTGGATCGAGGACAACTCGTTCTCCACCACCACGTTCCAGGAGATCTTCTCGTTGCCCGGCGGCAGGCCCTACTACGCCACCACCGTGGGCGACGTCCGGCTCATCGTGCTGTTCGCCACCCGGGCCTGGCGCGGTGAAGGTGCCGATCCGGATCCGGCCATGCGCACCGCCACCACGCGATACCAGGATTGCCGTACTTCTGTGGACGATCCACTGGAGCGCGGACACGGTGCGCTTCTCTTCGAGGATCTCGGTGTCGGTTCACGCCAATATGATTGGTTACGAGAGGAGTTGGAGTCCCCGGCTTTCCGCGCCGCCCGGTACACCGTGGTCATGCTGCACGAGGGCCCGCACAGTCTGGGCGAGAACGCCACGCCGCCGTTCGCGCACCCGCTGCGTACCGAAGACCGTGACGCCCGCGGGACGGTGGTCGGATATCGCTATGACTACCCGGCTGCCGAGGACATCCTGCTGCATGACGTAGCGCCTCTGCTCGAAGCCGCGGGAGTGGACCTCGTGCTCAACGGCCACAACCACCTGTGGAACCGATTTGTCTCTCCCACGGGTGTCAACTACCTCGAGGGGTCGAACACCGGCAACAGCTTCGGCGCCTTCGACCCCGCATCGGGCAGGCAGCGCCGGGTACCTCCAGCGCCCTGGAACCCCGAGAACTATTGCGTGCACGGTGATCCCGGCGGCCTCCGGCCTGCACTGCCGACCACGGCACCCGTCACCGACACCCTGGGCCGACCGCTGCCCTTCATCGCCGACGACAATCTCGTGGTGTTCCAGGCGCTGGACACCGGAACCGGCACGGTCACCAGTTGGTATGTCGACATGGCGGACCCGCACGGCTCGGCGGTCATGTTCGACGTACTCCAACTCTGA